A genomic stretch from Erigeron canadensis isolate Cc75 chromosome 9, C_canadensis_v1, whole genome shotgun sequence includes:
- the LOC122582312 gene encoding transcription factor MYB83 translates to MRKPDQIGREKLCNNSSNTNMNTEKTMLKLRKGLWSPEEDEKLMNYMLRNGQGCWTDIARNAGLQRCGKSCRLRWINYLRPDLKRGAFSPQEEQLIVHLHSILGNRWSQIAARLPGRTDNEIKNFWNSTIKKRMKVNNSTTTASQSSPNNSVDDTSSDPISRDIMGVGMFMSMQYEHDLMTMCMDSSTTTTTTSSISSMHNNNFMLVKGSSHNNDNFCQLPPLQQNNINNNNNNDTSGASSLFNVSPCLGEVVGVGGDHSGGYGGDCGIVFGEVPYIMGSMENDNTNLGCSVVMDGDVNANPSSYIFDKKTTNFNHHFNEDVDGKVKVEEVVGFENHWPGESLKMGEWDLEGLFANIPSLPYLEF, encoded by the exons ATGAGAAAACCAGACCAAATTGGGCGAGAAAAGTTGTGTAATAATAGTAGTAATACCAATATGAATACCGAGAAGACAATGTTGAAGCTTAGAAAAGGTTTGTGGTCTCCCGAAGAAGATGAGAAGTTGATGAATTACATGTTAAGGAATGGTCAAGGGTGTTGGACCGATATTGCAAGGAATGCCGGTCTTCAACGGTGTGGAAAGAGTTGTCGTCTTCGTTGGATCAATTATCTGAGACCGGATCTCAAACGTGGTGCATTTTCGCCTCAAGAAGAACAACTCATTGTTCATTTGCATTCGATTCTTGGCAACAG GTGGTCTCAAATAGCAGCTCGTCTTCCGGGTAGAACAGATAACGAGATCAAGAATTTTTGGAACTCAACaataaagaaaagaatgaaAGTCAATAATAGTACTACAACTGCCTCTCAAAGCTCACCAAACAATAGTGTTGATGATACATCCTCTGATCCAATTAGTAGAGATATTATGGGAGTTGGTATGTTCATGTCCATGCAATATGAGCATGACCTCATGACTATGTGCATGGACTCATCAACAACCACCACAACCACATCCTCAATATCTTCCATGCATAACAACAATTTCATGCTTGTGAAGGGTAGTAGTCATAATAATGACAACTTTTGTCAATTGCCACCACTTCAACAAAATaacatcaataataataataataatgacacaAGTGGTGCATCAAGTTTGTTTAATGTTTCTCCTTGTTTAGGAGAAGTTGTTGGTGTGGGAGGAGATCATAGTGGAGGATATGGTGGTGATTGTGGTATTGTTTTTGGAGAAGTGCCATATATTATGGGATCAATGGAAAATGACAATACTAACCTTGGATGTAGTGTAGTCATGGATGGAGATGTTAATGCTAATCCTAGTAGTTACATATTTGATAAGAAAACAACAAATTTTAACCACCACTTCAATGAAGATGTTGATGGGAAAGTTAAAGTGGAAGAGGTGGTTGGTTTTGAAAATCATTGGCCAGGAGAAAGCTTGAAAATGGGAGAATGGGATTTGGAGGGTTTGTTTGCAAATATCCCCTCTTTACCTTATCTTGAATTCTaa
- the LOC122583360 gene encoding zinc finger MYM-type protein 1-like — protein sequence MAFVLRFVNSKGIVVERFIGIKHVDDTSALSLKKTIFEVLSKLNLSHTRIRGQGYDGASNMSGAFNGLKTLILRETQSVYFVHCFAHQLQLALVFVAKNHIEINDFFDAVSKLLNVIGVSYKRRDKLREKYATQVVASLAEGDIESGKGQNQEVGIKRPCDTRWGSHFASLLNIKIIYSSICEVLSDIKEDRSNNQDRRGEASRVFRS from the exons ATGGCTTTTGTTTTGAGGTTTGTTAATAGTAAAGGTATTGTTGTGGAAAGATTTATTGGCATTAAACATGTTGATGACACTTCGGCTTTATCATTAAAGAAGACTATTTTTGAAGTGTTGTCGAAATTGAACTTAAGTCATACTAGGATCCGAGGACAGGGTTATGACGGAGCTAGTAACATGAGTGGTGCTTTTAATGGCTTGAAAACCTTGATTTTGAGGGAAACTCAATCTGTATACTTTGTTCATTGTTTTGCTCACCAGTTACAGTTAGCATTGGTGTTCGTTGCAAAGAATCACATTGAAATCAATGATTTCTTTGATGCGGTTTCTAAATTGTTAAACGTCATTGGGGTTTCTTATAAGCGCCGAGACAAATTAAGAGAAAAATATGCAACTCAAGTTGTGGCATCATTGGCTGAAG GTGACATTGAAAGTGGTAAAGGTCAAAATCAAGAAGTCGGAATCAAACGACCATGTGATACTCGATGGGGTTCTCATTTTGCTTCATTGTTAAATATAAAGATCATATATTCTTCAATCTGTGAAGTATTAAGTGACATAAAGGAAGATAGAAGTAACAATCAAGATCGTAGAGGTGAAGCAAGTCGTGTTTTTAGATCATaa
- the LOC122583860 gene encoding uncharacterized protein LOC122583860, whose amino-acid sequence MTNSSTMESLEEEALFRSHQPYTTLYFVQSPTTTVSNYNHDFISFHSPATQRRLTLSHYSSSHGSTNSFLHEKKMHEVGVVVHIGQEDKDGEDVENEEDKEEEISPRKKLRDFITFSHSDSCVWIWFQIFLRMMVSFGVALLFFYLITKPPPPIITIKIERINEFQLGEGVDNTGVTTKFLTCNCTMNLLIHIKSRLYGLHIHPVVLTWSFNNVPFATSMETNELYASSNGPTSFVLYLGTTNKPMYGAGRSMQDILDSGNGLSSVIRVKLQSRFHVVGKLIRPKYHHLAECILISNRTYDKQHKTKMYDNQCKLL is encoded by the exons ATGACAAACTCGTCAACAATGGAGTCATTGGAGGAAGAAGCACTTTTCCGGTCACATCAGCCTTATACGACGCTATACTTCGTCCAAAGCCCCACCACGACAGTCTCCAATTACAACCAtgatttcatttcattccactcTCCGGCCACCCAACGTCGCCTTACTCTATCTCACTATTCCTCGTCTCATGGATCCACCAATTCCTTCTTGCATGAAAAGAAAATGCATGAAGTTGGGGTGGTGGTACATATTGGCCAAGAAGACAAGGATGGAGAAGATGTCGAAAATGAGGAGGACAAAGAAGAAGAGATTAGTCCTAGGAAGAAATTGAGGGATTTCATAACGTTTTCGCATAGTGATTCATGTGTTTGGATATGgtttcaaatatttttaagaatGATGGTGAGCTTTGGAGTTGCATTGCTTTTCTTCTATCTCATTACAAAGCCTCCACCTCCTATTATTACTATCAAG ATTGAACGAATAAATGAATTTCAGCTAGGTGAAGGAGTTGATAACACGGGTGTTACCACCAAGTTCCTCACTTGCAATTGTACAATGAATTTACTCATACACATCAAGTCTCGTCTTTACGGTCTTCACATTCACCCCGTTGTTTTAACTTGGTCGTTCAATAATGTCCCATTCGCAACCTCAATG GAAACAAATGAACTTTATGCATCAAGTAATGGGCCAACGTCTTTCGTCTTATACTTGGGGACAACAAATAAGCCTATGTATGGTGCAGGAAGAAGTATGCAAGACATTTTAGACTCTGGAAACGGGTTATCGTCGGTCATTCGTGTGAAACTTCAGTCACGATTTCACGTCGTTGGAAAACTTATTCGTCCTAAGTATCATCATCTTGCTGAATGCATTTTAATCTCCAACAGAACCTATGATAAACAACATAAAACCAAAATGTATGATAACCAATGTAAATTGTTGTGA
- the LOC122583361 gene encoding uncharacterized protein LOC122583361, with the protein MDPPSPSSSDDSIDLDDAILSTVALTVTTMIQVAEDEEDEEDQLSLRRRTVLECRREEAYARLVRLYFAERPVFGARDFRRRYRMSKRLFLRITNNLEERYPYFQKRMDARGKLGFMPIHKTTSALRQLAYGCSVDLFDEHLEMSARTSRESLIYFCKAGFYANNNYYKARYDLTDGIYPEYSTFVKTFTDPIDEKRKYFKKKQESARKDIERAFGVLKKRWKVISFPSRFWDKQRMHDVIYACITLHNMILEDEDKAFCQDFNDEDPTLDPAYWEQQTPMEQRIANSQAVRNSQTHNMLLADLVDHLWENKRGNPPPYVPLEVDDYFSDDD; encoded by the exons ATGGATCCTCCATCACCCTCTTCATCCGATGATTCAATCGATCTCGACGACGCTATTCTTAGTACCGTTGCTTTGACAGTTACTACTATGATTCAAGTCGCGGAAGACGAGGAGGACGAGGAAGACCAACTTTCGCTTAGAAGAAGAACGGTTCTGGAATGTCGACGTGAGGAGGCATACGCGCGATTGGTCCGCCTTTACTTTGCTGAGCGACCCGTATTTGGCGCGAGGGATTTTAGACGGCGCTATCGTATGAGCAAGCGGCTATTTTTGAGAATTACAAATAACTTGGAAGAAAGGTAtccatattttcaaaaaagaatgGATGCTCGTGGGAAGCTGGGTTTCATGCCGATACACAAGACTACCTCCGCGCTTCGTCAATTAGCATATGGGTGTAGCGTCGACTTGTTTGACGAGCATTTGGAGATGTCAGCTAGGACTTCCCGGGAGTCgctgatatatttttgtaaag CGGGTTTTTATGCAAACAACAACTACTACAAAGCCAGATACGACTTGACAGATGGCATCTACCCTGAGTATTCCACTTTTGTGAAGACTTTTACTGACCCGATTGATGAAAAGAGAAAATActttaagaaaaaacaagaaTCGGCCCGAAAGGATATCGAGAGAGCATTCGGGGTTCTTAAAAAGCGTTGGAAAGTTATTAGTTTTCCCTCACGGTTTTGGGACAAGCAGAGGATGCATGACGTGATATACGCGTGTATCACTCTACACAACATGATATTGGAGGATGAAGATAAAGCTTTTTGTCAAGACTTCAACGATGAAGACCCGACACTAGACCCGGCGTATTGGGAACAACAAACTCCAATGGAGCAACGGATCGCGAATTCACAAGCCGTACGAAATAGCCAAACCCACAACATGCTCTTAGCGGATTTGGTAGATCATCTTTGGGAAAACAAGAGGGGAAATCCTCCACCATACGTGCCATTGGAAGTCGATGACTACTTTAGCGATGATGAttag